The Desmonostoc muscorum LEGE 12446 genome includes a region encoding these proteins:
- a CDS encoding peptidylprolyl isomerase, with amino-acid sequence MSNVLTVSPEDILDHIKLSCQIPSILEAIASRKIVENEAKQAGIEIGLEELQNAADNLRLANQLLKAEDTWAWLEKHYLSLDDLEKIVETTLLSTKLANHLFANKVEQFFYAHQLDYVGAVTYEVVLDDEDLALELFYALQEGEISFQEIARQYIQNIEIRRAGGYQGIRLRRDFRPEIAAAVFAANPPQILKPITTPKGVHIIVVEEIIKPQLDEQRRLQIIGELFANWLKTQIPPIEIGSNLTKVVNSETSKDIVMEV; translated from the coding sequence ATGTCAAATGTATTGACTGTTTCTCCTGAGGATATTCTTGACCACATTAAACTGTCTTGCCAAATTCCTAGTATATTGGAGGCGATCGCCAGTCGAAAAATTGTTGAAAATGAAGCTAAACAGGCAGGTATCGAAATTGGTTTAGAAGAACTACAAAATGCAGCAGATAACTTGCGTTTAGCCAATCAACTGTTAAAAGCAGAAGATACCTGGGCGTGGTTAGAAAAACATTATCTTTCCCTCGACGACTTGGAAAAAATAGTCGAAACTACTCTACTATCTACCAAATTAGCAAATCATTTATTTGCAAATAAAGTAGAACAATTTTTTTATGCACACCAACTTGATTATGTTGGAGCAGTAACTTATGAAGTTGTTTTGGATGACGAAGATTTAGCACTAGAATTGTTTTATGCTCTGCAAGAAGGCGAAATTAGTTTCCAAGAAATTGCCCGCCAATACATTCAAAATATTGAAATCCGACGTGCTGGAGGTTATCAAGGAATACGACTCCGCAGGGATTTTAGACCAGAAATTGCAGCAGCAGTATTTGCTGCTAATCCTCCACAAATTCTCAAGCCAATCACTACTCCCAAAGGAGTACATATAATTGTAGTTGAGGAAATTATCAAACCTCAATTGGACGAACAGCGACGGCTGCAAATCATAGGAGAATTATTTGCTAATTGGTTAAAAACACAAATCCCCCCTATAGAAATAGGGTCAAACCTAACCAAAGTTGTCAATTCTGAAACATCTAAAGATATAGTAATGGAGGTTTAA
- a CDS encoding HetP family heterocyst commitment protein, with product MSQEFFESNEAFNKKINFNHEELEEIIKAVKDGKYSWACVLMLRFSGYNPLEYIPSRTYIRLMKKNCLFHKINLYQTDNQNVGFLQLESTWFQQNSDQHGSN from the coding sequence ATGAGTCAAGAATTTTTCGAGTCTAATGAAGCGTTCAATAAAAAAATAAATTTTAATCATGAAGAATTAGAAGAAATCATCAAAGCTGTGAAAGATGGTAAATATTCTTGGGCTTGTGTTTTAATGCTGCGTTTTAGTGGCTATAATCCCCTTGAATATATACCGTCCCGCACCTACATTCGATTAATGAAAAAAAATTGCCTATTTCACAAAATAAACCTTTATCAAACTGATAATCAAAATGTAGGATTTTTACAACTAGAATCAACCTGGTTTCAACAGAATAGCGATCAACACGGTTCAAACTAA
- a CDS encoding T3SS effector HopA1 family protein has translation MQLLDSLETQLSEVPEPLQTSLQDIIHKVEIQSHYRIQHPDYKPMELPESAIPGFQQLPLDLQNKFLSLQLRSFLYGIYYNGSLKSALAPDADTTNLALNQNLENNTLLGVDVAFYERLHESNRGEGYLSNDWLVIKEESNDVLMVYKNALKLHIQRNIHLQPAERNVTVGNSVAIRMPKNLVQNGFYMAIGNAASHQNKNIVRVYFNLTAEGAVAVMDALTTQLNSIDVPFSFKALYNPSDYGRCDSAVLYFDKNKYEAVHPVLERVYLEHQSYFQEEVPLFTKLIAPGLAIAEEPDDKFSDHESFGTHRCQIIANGLLESWLQGNDTPAKRITAVLQHFSLHKVELQHPYLNANSEDIYISLNL, from the coding sequence ATGCAACTATTAGATTCGCTAGAAACTCAACTATCAGAAGTTCCAGAGCCATTGCAGACATCATTACAGGACATCATTCATAAAGTTGAAATCCAGTCTCATTATCGCATTCAGCACCCAGACTACAAACCAATGGAATTACCAGAGTCAGCAATTCCTGGTTTTCAGCAATTACCTTTGGATCTCCAGAACAAGTTTTTAAGTCTGCAATTGCGTAGTTTTCTCTACGGTATCTATTACAACGGTTCTTTGAAATCTGCTCTTGCTCCTGATGCAGACACAACAAATTTGGCACTTAACCAAAATCTAGAAAATAACACTCTTTTGGGTGTAGATGTAGCTTTTTATGAACGCTTGCATGAAAGCAACAGGGGTGAAGGCTACCTCAGCAATGATTGGCTTGTAATTAAAGAAGAAAGCAATGACGTTTTGATGGTGTATAAGAATGCTTTGAAACTACATATACAGCGCAATATTCATCTGCAACCAGCTGAGCGAAATGTCACTGTTGGTAACTCAGTTGCAATTAGAATGCCTAAGAATCTAGTACAAAATGGATTTTATATGGCAATTGGTAATGCAGCTTCTCATCAAAATAAAAATATTGTGCGCGTTTATTTCAACTTAACCGCAGAAGGTGCAGTTGCAGTTATGGATGCTTTGACTACCCAACTTAACTCTATAGATGTTCCTTTCTCATTTAAAGCACTCTACAATCCTTCAGATTATGGACGTTGCGATTCAGCAGTACTTTATTTTGACAAAAACAAATACGAAGCTGTTCACCCAGTGTTAGAAAGGGTTTATCTAGAACATCAATCTTATTTTCAGGAAGAAGTGCCTTTGTTTACCAAGTTAATTGCACCAGGGTTAGCGATCGCTGAAGAACCAGACGATAAATTTAGCGATCATGAAAGCTTTGGTACACACCGTTGCCAAATTATTGCGAATGGTTTACTTGAGAGTTGGCTTCAAGGAAATGATACACCAGCAAAGCGGATAACAGCAGTTCTGCAACATTTTTCTTTACATAAAGTTGAATTACAGCATCCCTACCTCAATGCAAATTCTGAAGATATATATATTTCCTTGAATCTCTGA
- a CDS encoding phosphotransferase — protein sequence MPFLLSSQNVFDYLIPLGLCTQEEKSLSKIELKPAKNFNLLITLPEGQQLLVKQERHNREGKTAGEFFDEWRIHNFFHRFSEINHIRSYCSEVLHFDAENSIIVFNYLSNYRDLADFYIKENFFPTEIAKIVGSILASIHRVSISRPEYREFFQNGENVSNQEPPNLYQGLDRITPEIYGRVPGDGLKFFALYQRYDSLGQAIADLASSFSAYCLTHNDLKLNNILISLDWEQAIFQQSFSGESVIRLIDWERCDWGDPANDLGNLLASYLQMWLYSIVVGKDIAIEESLRLATTPLQLLQPSMAALVASYLAEFPQVLEHRPDFLRRVIQFSGLALIRSIQAILQYEKRFGNSGICMLQVAKSLLCRPEASIRTIFGVQASDLYPTNLSRV from the coding sequence ATGCCATTTTTATTAAGTTCTCAAAATGTCTTTGACTACCTAATTCCTCTGGGATTGTGTACTCAAGAAGAAAAATCATTAAGTAAAATTGAGCTAAAGCCTGCCAAAAACTTTAACTTATTAATCACCTTACCAGAAGGTCAGCAACTTTTAGTTAAACAAGAGCGTCACAATCGAGAAGGAAAAACTGCTGGTGAGTTTTTTGACGAATGGAGAATTCATAATTTTTTTCACAGATTCTCAGAAATTAATCACATTCGTTCCTATTGTTCGGAAGTACTGCATTTTGATGCCGAAAATTCCATCATTGTTTTTAATTATCTGAGTAACTATCGAGATTTGGCAGATTTCTACATCAAGGAGAATTTTTTTCCCACTGAGATTGCAAAGATAGTTGGCAGTATTTTGGCATCGATTCATCGTGTAAGTATTAGCCGTCCAGAATATCGAGAATTTTTTCAAAATGGCGAGAATGTATCAAATCAAGAACCTCCAAACCTATATCAAGGACTAGATAGAATTACACCAGAAATTTATGGTAGAGTTCCTGGCGATGGATTGAAATTTTTCGCCCTTTATCAACGTTACGATAGCTTAGGACAAGCGATCGCTGATTTGGCTAGTAGTTTCAGTGCTTATTGTCTGACTCATAACGATCTCAAGCTGAATAATATCCTGATTTCTCTCGATTGGGAACAAGCTATTTTTCAGCAATCATTCTCAGGTGAGAGTGTGATTCGGTTGATTGACTGGGAACGTTGCGATTGGGGAGATCCAGCAAATGATTTAGGAAATTTGCTAGCCAGCTATCTGCAAATGTGGTTGTATAGTATTGTCGTTGGTAAAGATATAGCGATCGAAGAGTCATTACGTCTAGCTACAACTCCTCTGCAACTTCTCCAGCCGTCGATGGCGGCGTTAGTGGCTAGTTATTTAGCTGAATTCCCTCAAGTACTAGAACATCGTCCTGATTTCTTACGACGAGTTATCCAATTTTCTGGTTTAGCTTTGATTAGATCTATTCAGGCGATACTTCAGTATGAAAAGAGATTTGGTAATTCAGGTATATGTATGCTCCAGGTTGCCAAGAGTTTATTGTGTCGCCCAGAAGCATCTATACGAACGATTTTTGGTGTGCAAGCATCAGATCTGTATCCAACAAACTTATCTCGTGTATAA
- a CDS encoding M16 family metallopeptidase has translation MALKIPSGKKVVYGLVVVFAFLLLNFNFSVAATAQAKHYTELQLPPLPEVKFPKYERFVLQNGLVVYLMEDHELPLVKGTALVRTGNRLEPLEKVGLAGFTGAVMRTGGTTKHSADELNEILEQRAASVETGISETAGSAGFDALSEDLETVFGLFAEVLRSPVFAQEKLDLAKTQARGAIARRNDDPNGIANREFRKLLYGKDSAYGRTTEYATVDRVSREDLLKFYQQYFHPNNMILGIVGDFDPKKMRSLIQAKFGDWKPNPKIAKPQLPEVSPANTGGVFFVNQPQLTQSSVLIGHLGGQFNSPDYPALNVLNEVLNGFGGRLFNELRSRQGLAYSVYGIWSPRYDYPGMFIAGGQTRSDATVQFVKALQAEIKRIQAQKVTPKELAFAKESTLNSFVFNFQDPAQTLSRLMQYEYYGYPADFLFRYQKAVAATTADDVQRVAQKYLKPENIVTLVVGNQTAIQPPLTQLAAQVTPIDVTIPSQPQAKN, from the coding sequence ATGGCTTTGAAAATCCCAAGTGGGAAGAAAGTTGTTTATGGGTTGGTTGTGGTTTTTGCTTTTTTACTTTTAAATTTTAATTTTTCTGTGGCGGCGACGGCACAGGCGAAGCATTATACTGAGTTGCAGCTGCCACCGTTACCTGAGGTTAAGTTTCCCAAGTATGAGCGGTTTGTGCTGCAAAATGGCTTGGTTGTCTATTTGATGGAGGATCACGAGTTACCTTTGGTGAAGGGTACGGCGTTGGTAAGGACTGGGAATCGTTTGGAACCGTTGGAAAAAGTCGGGTTGGCTGGTTTTACAGGCGCGGTAATGCGGACTGGAGGAACTACGAAGCACTCGGCTGATGAATTAAATGAGATATTGGAACAACGGGCGGCGTCGGTGGAAACTGGTATTAGTGAAACTGCTGGTAGTGCTGGCTTTGATGCCCTCAGTGAGGATTTAGAAACGGTGTTTGGGTTGTTTGCTGAGGTGTTGCGATCGCCTGTATTTGCCCAAGAAAAGCTAGATTTGGCGAAAACCCAAGCTAGGGGTGCTATTGCACGGCGCAATGACGATCCAAATGGCATTGCTAATCGAGAATTTCGCAAGTTGCTGTATGGCAAAGATAGCGCCTATGGACGCACCACAGAATATGCAACGGTGGATCGAGTTTCCCGTGAGGATTTGCTGAAGTTTTATCAGCAATACTTCCACCCAAATAATATGATTTTGGGGATTGTGGGGGATTTTGATCCGAAGAAAATGCGATCGCTCATTCAAGCTAAATTTGGTGACTGGAAACCCAACCCGAAAATTGCCAAACCCCAATTACCAGAGGTTTCGCCAGCCAATACAGGCGGAGTGTTTTTTGTGAATCAGCCACAACTCACACAAAGCAGCGTGCTGATTGGACATTTAGGCGGACAGTTCAACAGTCCAGATTATCCAGCACTGAATGTGTTGAATGAGGTGTTGAATGGATTTGGCGGACGTTTATTTAATGAACTGCGATCGCGCCAAGGTTTAGCTTATTCTGTATATGGCATCTGGAGTCCCCGTTACGATTATCCAGGAATGTTCATTGCTGGTGGACAAACGCGATCGGATGCTACGGTGCAGTTTGTCAAAGCCTTACAAGCTGAAATTAAACGCATCCAAGCTCAAAAAGTGACACCAAAGGAACTAGCTTTTGCCAAAGAATCTACACTCAACTCCTTTGTCTTCAACTTTCAAGACCCCGCTCAAACTCTATCACGGCTGATGCAATACGAATATTACGGCTATCCGGCTGATTTTCTGTTTCGCTATCAAAAAGCCGTCGCCGCCACCACAGCCGATGATGTGCAGCGCGTAGCACAAAAATACCTCAAGCCAGAAAATATTGTGACTCTAGTTGTGGGGAATCAAACCGCCATTCAACCGCCGTTGACGCAATTAGCTGCACAAGTAACGCCAATAGATGTGACAATTCCCTCACAACCACAGGCGAAGAATTAG